A section of the Desulfonatronum thiosulfatophilum genome encodes:
- a CDS encoding toxin HicA, whose protein sequence is MVSFLSWQVQDILSQMRENPKGIKFNNLSKVCDAYFGETRKSGSSQRVYRTPWKGDPRVNIKNAKGMYKAYQVKQVLQAVERLEVQSGKKY, encoded by the coding sequence GTATCATTTCTCTCATGGCAAGTTCAAGATATTCTCAGCCAGATGCGGGAGAATCCCAAAGGCATTAAATTCAATAACTTGAGTAAGGTTTGTGATGCCTATTTTGGCGAGACTCGAAAATCGGGTTCGAGCCAAAGAGTTTATCGGACCCCATGGAAAGGAGATCCCAGGGTAAATATCAAGAATGCCAAAGGTATGTATAAAGCCTATCAAGTGAAGCAGGTGCTTCAGGCTGTTGAGCGGTTGGAGGTGCAAAGTGGCAAAAAATATTGA
- a CDS encoding toxin-antitoxin system HicB family antitoxin translates to MVRVPPETHRLLTIEAAESGVSLNRLISSKLHHPRM, encoded by the coding sequence ATGGTGCGCGTGCCACCAGAAACTCATCGACTGTTAACGATTGAAGCAGCAGAGTCGGGAGTCAGCTTGAATCGGCTAATTTCCAGCAAGCTTCATCATCCCCGCATGTAA
- a CDS encoding Fic family protein: MNETQWNMKPNKTKAVMLAKRQLAEFVCDAVNLEGINLTLPEIQTLLDGITVGGHKISDQQVALNQADAWRALYWLLDKNQFEITHEKVCALHLIAGKDEALESGKFRSGGVTIAGTDFMPPHADSLQELFQKMVDDSYGIPDIYDRAIHFFLTMARWQFFYDVNKRMGRFVMNGLLLDSGYPAINLPAKRKLEFNQLMLVFYDTGDQKPMNTFLRSCLDERVVKIVKE, from the coding sequence ATGAATGAAACCCAATGGAATATGAAGCCAAACAAGACAAAAGCAGTAATGCTTGCCAAGCGTCAACTGGCTGAGTTTGTATGTGACGCGGTAAACCTGGAAGGGATTAATTTAACCTTGCCGGAAATCCAAACGCTACTGGATGGGATTACAGTTGGAGGGCATAAAATATCTGATCAGCAAGTAGCCTTGAACCAAGCCGATGCATGGCGCGCGTTATATTGGTTGCTTGATAAAAATCAATTTGAAATCACCCATGAAAAAGTCTGCGCCCTCCATCTCATAGCGGGCAAGGACGAGGCATTGGAGTCGGGGAAGTTTAGATCCGGCGGGGTTACTATAGCAGGGACGGACTTTATGCCGCCACATGCTGATTCGTTGCAAGAGTTGTTTCAAAAAATGGTCGACGACTCATATGGCATTCCGGATATTTACGATCGTGCTATCCATTTCTTTCTTACGATGGCAAGATGGCAATTTTTTTATGATGTGAATAAGCGCATGGGACGATTTGTCATGAATGGACTTTTGTTGGACAGCGGATACCCTGCGATCAATCTTCCCGCGAAAAGAAAACTGGAGTTCAATCAATTGATGCTCGTTTTTTATGATACTGGCGATCAGAAGCCGATGAATACCTTTCTGCGCTCCTGCCTGGATGAAAGGGTTGTAAAAATTGTGAAAGAATAA